AAAAGCAGAGGGCCTAAGTAATCATGCAAAAAGAGATCGCTATAGTCATTGCTGATGATAACCAGAGTATTCGCGAAACCCTCAAGGACATCTTGAGCGAAAAGGGGTATTTTGTCGAAACAGTCAATAACGGTTACGAGTTGTATGATTATTTAAAGAAGAAATCACCGGAGATTGTAATCCTGGACCTAATGATGCCCGAGAAGGACGGAACTGAAACTATTTTTAGCATTAA
The nucleotide sequence above comes from Candidatus Omnitrophota bacterium. Encoded proteins:
- a CDS encoding response regulator → MQKEIAIVIADDNQSIRETLKDILSEKGYFVETVNNGYELYDYLKKKSPEIVILDLMMPEKDGTETIFSIKTVSPKSKIIIYTGFQRYENSIYAQAADRFLLKGNTLEDLLKAIEELL